From the Prosthecobacter dejongeii genome, one window contains:
- a CDS encoding urease accessory protein UreF → MLLEWLPWLLQVNDSQFPSGAYAHSMGLEELVQRGAVKNPDQLETFLQQQIIPGLLAFELPFLEKAHALAASGDHENLRLLDEELDAWKLAAELRQASRQLGSRRLSLVQKLDPDPSLAAYGESGAPCHHLIACALELRHLPVAAALCAFSLQSISGYAISSMKLMRLGQERCQLIIRGAMISLAPHLEGLIATPAERIGWFNPLLEIASLRHARANERLFIS, encoded by the coding sequence ATGCTTCTTGAATGGCTGCCCTGGCTCTTGCAGGTGAACGACTCCCAGTTTCCTTCGGGAGCCTATGCGCATTCCATGGGGCTTGAAGAATTGGTGCAGCGGGGAGCGGTGAAAAATCCCGATCAATTGGAGACCTTCCTTCAGCAGCAAATCATTCCTGGACTGCTGGCTTTCGAACTGCCCTTTTTGGAGAAAGCACATGCCTTAGCGGCTTCGGGAGATCATGAGAATCTGCGCCTTCTGGATGAAGAGCTGGATGCGTGGAAACTCGCGGCGGAGCTCCGTCAGGCCAGCCGCCAGCTCGGCTCTCGCCGACTGTCTTTGGTGCAGAAGCTGGATCCAGATCCCTCCCTGGCAGCCTATGGGGAAAGTGGGGCTCCTTGTCACCACCTCATCGCCTGTGCATTAGAGCTGCGTCATCTACCTGTTGCCGCTGCGCTCTGTGCCTTTTCCCTTCAAAGCATCAGTGGTTATGCCATCAGTTCCATGAAGCTGATGAGGTTGGGGCAGGAGCGCTGCCAGCTCATCATTCGTGGAGCCATGATCTCTCTGGCCCCTCATTTGGAAGGCCTCATCGCCACCCCCGCCGAGCGCATCGGCTGGTTTAATCCACTTCTCGAAATCGCCTCTCTGCGACATGCGCGAGCGAACGAACGACTTTTCATTTCATGA
- the ureG gene encoding urease accessory protein UreG: MSNPRPLRIGIGGPVGSGKTMCVLRLCEWLKEEYSLAVITNDIYTREDAEFLLRQNILPADRVMGVETGGCPHTAIRDDISMNMAAVIELEKRHPDLQLLLIESGGDNLSATYSPELADVFIFVIDVAEGDKIPRKGGPAIRNSDLLLINKIDLAPYVGADLDVMARDSKLMRGDKPFIFADMKSEKGKEELIGWLKRDYLFV, from the coding sequence ATGAGCAACCCACGTCCTCTCCGTATCGGCATCGGTGGCCCTGTCGGCTCCGGTAAAACCATGTGCGTCCTTCGCCTTTGTGAATGGCTGAAGGAGGAATACTCTCTGGCCGTCATCACGAATGATATCTATACCCGCGAGGATGCCGAGTTCCTCCTGCGCCAAAACATCCTGCCAGCAGATCGTGTCATGGGGGTGGAAACGGGCGGCTGCCCGCACACGGCCATCCGCGATGACATCAGCATGAACATGGCTGCCGTTATCGAGCTGGAAAAACGCCATCCTGATCTGCAATTGCTGCTCATCGAAAGTGGTGGGGACAATCTCTCCGCCACCTATTCGCCAGAACTGGCGGATGTATTTATCTTCGTCATTGATGTCGCCGAAGGAGACAAAATTCCTCGCAAGGGTGGCCCTGCCATCCGGAATAGCGATCTCCTCCTCATCAATAAAATTGATCTGGCTCCTTACGTCGGTGCTGACCTCGATGTGATGGCGCGGGATTCCAAACTCATGCGGGGTGACAAACCCTTCATCTTTGCCGATATGAAATCTGAGAAGGGGAAGGAAGAACTCATCGGTTGGCTCAAGCGCGATTACCTTTTCGTCTGA